A genomic stretch from Chryseobacterium sp. SNU WT5 includes:
- a CDS encoding CopD family protein — translation MLYTIIKAVHIIFMVSYFAGIFYLVRLFVYYKDTDEFDENKRQVLREQYVFMARRLWNIITVPAGTIMLITGLTMIFLNFGLMKTPWFHLKLTFLLGLALYHYWCWKRILQIKNLQGNILPIANIKLRQANEIATFILFLVVFTVILKSMVIEYWWQLIVGFIVLVFLIMMTVKLVNKKKS, via the coding sequence ATGCTTTACACCATTATCAAAGCGGTTCACATCATTTTCATGGTCAGTTATTTCGCAGGTATTTTTTACCTTGTTCGACTTTTCGTGTATTATAAAGACACTGATGAATTTGATGAAAATAAAAGGCAAGTTCTTCGAGAGCAATATGTTTTCATGGCGAGAAGGCTATGGAATATTATTACGGTACCCGCCGGCACAATCATGTTAATCACAGGCCTCACCATGATTTTCCTCAACTTCGGTTTGATGAAAACTCCTTGGTTTCATTTAAAACTAACTTTTTTGCTAGGTTTAGCACTCTATCATTACTGGTGTTGGAAAAGGATTTTGCAAATTAAAAATCTTCAGGGAAACATTTTACCTATCGCCAATATTAAGCTTCGTCAAGCCAATGAAATCGCAACGTTCATTTTATTTTTAGTCGTTTTTACAGTAATCCTAAAATCGATGGTCATTGAATATTGGTGGCAATTAATTGTTGGATTTATCGTTTTGGTATTTCTGATAATGATGACAGTAAAATTGGTAAACAAGAAAAAATCTTAA
- a CDS encoding S-adenosyl-l-methionine hydroxide adenosyltransferase family protein, translating into MSVITFTSDYGLVDHRVASVKGSILTLKEEVTIVDISHQIQAYNLLQTAYIVRNSYSYFPKGTVHIISVDSFFNKERKSILYKADGHYFIAADNGVLSLIFYDIKPEDVYEITFNNRFDDQVSFTSTDIFAPVAVHLQNGGLPEVIGRKYKTPKQLSFPRAVFNESEKLLIGEIMYIDNFGNVVSNITQKFFEKTAIGFESFLVKFRNLALSKIYNQYTDLVPDWKIEHEFHGKAAAVFNDAGLLELTIYKGNGENGAKTLFGLQVGEKIIIEFA; encoded by the coding sequence ATGTCAGTTATTACTTTTACTTCAGATTACGGATTAGTTGATCACCGGGTTGCCTCGGTGAAAGGATCAATTTTGACTTTAAAAGAAGAGGTAACCATCGTCGATATCTCTCATCAAATTCAGGCTTATAATTTATTGCAGACCGCATATATTGTTAGAAATTCCTATTCTTATTTCCCCAAAGGAACCGTTCATATTATTTCTGTAGACAGTTTCTTCAACAAAGAGCGAAAATCCATTTTATACAAAGCAGATGGACATTATTTTATAGCAGCAGACAACGGTGTTCTAAGTTTAATATTCTACGATATCAAACCGGAAGATGTATATGAGATCACCTTCAACAATCGTTTTGATGATCAAGTAAGTTTCACTTCGACAGATATTTTTGCTCCAGTAGCGGTACATCTGCAAAATGGGGGTTTACCAGAAGTGATTGGCAGAAAATACAAAACACCGAAACAACTTTCTTTTCCGCGGGCTGTTTTCAACGAAAGTGAAAAATTACTGATCGGTGAAATTATGTACATTGATAATTTTGGAAATGTAGTTTCTAATATTACCCAGAAATTTTTTGAAAAAACCGCTATTGGTTTTGAAAGTTTCTTAGTCAAGTTCAGAAATTTAGCATTATCGAAAATTTACAATCAATATACAGATCTGGTACCCGACTGGAAAATTGAACATGAATTTCATGGGAAAGCAGCAGCGGTTTTTAATGACGCTGGATTGCTGGAACTAACGATATACAAGGGAAACGGTGAAAATGGTGCTAAAACGCTTTTCGGATTGCAGGTGGGCGAGAAAATCATTATTGAGTTCGCGTAA
- a CDS encoding PhoH family protein gives MFELNYEISGIESKTFYGVNNQYFNLLKSKFPTLKITGRDHYVFAKGNQEALDILKEKMDDVVQFVSRNNSITLKDYESILNLKDDNEKHLVFDQDIIVKGVNGKIIKAKTTNLKKLVKATDTKDMVFAIGPAGTGKTYTSVALAVRALRDKEVKRIILTRPAVEAGESLGFLPGDLKEKLDPYLQPLYDALRDMIPHEKLEGLIEKNVIEVAPLAFMRGRTLDEAFVILDEAQNTTHAQMKMFLTRMGMNAKFIITGDPTQIDLPMRQKSGLKESMRILENVDEIGFVYLTEEDVVRHPVVRKIIAAYSKEDERQREE, from the coding sequence ATGTTTGAATTAAACTACGAAATTTCCGGCATTGAGTCTAAAACTTTTTACGGAGTTAATAATCAATATTTTAATTTACTGAAATCTAAATTTCCTACTTTAAAAATTACAGGTAGAGATCATTACGTATTTGCAAAAGGAAATCAGGAGGCGCTCGATATTTTAAAGGAAAAAATGGACGATGTTGTTCAGTTTGTATCCAGAAATAATTCCATTACGTTAAAAGATTATGAAAGTATTTTGAACTTGAAAGATGATAACGAAAAACATTTGGTTTTTGATCAGGATATTATTGTAAAAGGAGTCAACGGCAAAATCATCAAAGCAAAAACAACCAACTTAAAAAAACTGGTAAAAGCTACGGATACTAAAGATATGGTTTTTGCAATTGGACCCGCTGGAACTGGAAAAACGTATACCAGTGTTGCTTTGGCAGTAAGAGCTTTACGTGATAAAGAAGTAAAGCGAATTATTTTAACCAGGCCAGCAGTAGAAGCAGGGGAGAGTTTAGGATTCTTGCCTGGCGATTTGAAAGAGAAGTTAGATCCATACTTACAACCACTTTACGACGCGCTTCGAGATATGATTCCACACGAAAAACTCGAGGGATTAATAGAAAAAAATGTAATCGAAGTCGCACCACTTGCTTTTATGAGAGGCAGAACTCTGGATGAAGCTTTTGTAATTCTAGATGAAGCTCAGAATACAACGCATGCTCAAATGAAAATGTTTTTAACGAGAATGGGAATGAATGCGAAGTTTATTATTACCGGTGATCCTACTCAAATCGATTTACCCATGAGACAGAAATCTGGTTTAAAGGAGTCCATGAGAATATTAGAAAATGTAGATGAAATTGGTTTTGTTTATCTTACGGAAGAAGATGTAGTGCGACATCCCGTGGTTAGGAAAATTATTGCAGCATATAGTAAAGAGGATGAAAGACAACGAGAGGAATAA
- a CDS encoding porin family protein produces the protein MKKLFLTASIALFTTLSAQKANFGVNAGLLSAFAKVKTPVASDANSETGFYVGFFAEINAGSKVKVQPAVNYANIQNGSALQIPIMVKYYVDPKFNLQVGPQFTFDFEENPLPDYYNPTNIGMALGAAYDFSSKFFVEGRYAFQLNNHLKNMPSGYSAKINFLNVGLGYKF, from the coding sequence ATGAAAAAATTATTTTTAACGGCCTCAATCGCACTATTTACCACATTAAGTGCTCAAAAAGCCAATTTTGGAGTTAACGCTGGATTGTTATCTGCTTTTGCGAAAGTAAAAACACCGGTGGCAAGTGATGCAAATTCTGAAACTGGATTTTATGTTGGGTTTTTCGCAGAAATTAATGCAGGAAGTAAAGTAAAAGTTCAACCGGCAGTCAATTATGCAAATATTCAAAATGGTAGTGCTTTACAAATTCCTATCATGGTGAAGTATTATGTTGATCCGAAGTTTAATCTACAAGTTGGACCTCAGTTTACTTTTGATTTTGAAGAAAATCCGCTGCCAGATTATTATAATCCAACAAATATAGGAATGGCTTTAGGAGCTGCTTATGATTTTAGTTCTAAATTTTTTGTAGAAGGTAGATATGCTTTTCAATTAAATAATCATCTGAAGAATATGCCGAGCGGTTATAGCGCAAAAATTAATTTTTTGAATGTAGGCCTTGGATATAAATTCTAA
- a CDS encoding outer membrane beta-barrel protein, with protein sequence MKKLLITGAVALLGITAQAQLQKGNWMVGSQVANVKFTNGFSMNLTPNLAYFVQDRWAVGAQVGLNVVSPQGTSATQTDWSIAPFTRYYFTSNEIDNLLNNGAFFAEGSAGFGGNNSSTGSSTNGVDLGIGAGYAYFITPSVGLEALLKYKGLVGGGNTTAQGNLYLGVGFQIYLPNSKAKAALRDNQ encoded by the coding sequence ATGAAAAAGTTATTGATTACAGGTGCAGTTGCTTTATTAGGAATTACAGCGCAAGCACAGTTACAAAAAGGAAACTGGATGGTTGGTTCACAAGTAGCCAACGTAAAATTCACTAATGGTTTCAGTATGAACCTAACTCCAAATTTAGCTTATTTTGTGCAGGACAGATGGGCAGTTGGAGCGCAAGTAGGCCTTAATGTAGTTAGTCCACAAGGAACTAGTGCTACACAAACCGACTGGAGCATTGCACCTTTCACAAGATATTATTTCACTTCTAATGAAATTGATAACTTGTTGAACAACGGCGCATTTTTCGCAGAAGGTAGTGCTGGATTTGGTGGAAATAACTCAAGCACAGGAAGTTCTACTAATGGAGTAGACTTAGGAATTGGGGCAGGTTATGCATATTTCATTACTCCAAGTGTAGGATTAGAAGCGCTACTAAAATATAAAGGTCTTGTAGGAGGTGGAAATACTACCGCTCAAGGTAATTTATATTTAGGGGTTGGTTTCCAGATTTATTTGCCAAACTCTAAAGCAAAAGCTGCATTAAGAGACAATCAATAA
- the ffh gene encoding signal recognition particle protein has product MFNSLQDKLDKALQNISGRGKISEINVAETVKEIRRALVDADVNYKVAKDLTKRVQDKALGQNVLTSLTPGQLMTKIVHDELVTLMGSTHEGINLSGKPSVILIAGLQGSGKTTFSGKLANYLKQKRSKKPLLVACDVYRPAAIEQLKVLGGQTGIPVYTEEGALNPSSIAENAVKFAKENGHDVVIVDTAGRLAVDEAMMNEIKSIHYFIKPEETLFVVDSMTGQDAVNTAKAFNDALNFDGVVLTKLDGDTRGGAALTIRSVVEKPIKFISTGEKMEALDVFYPERMADRILGMGDVVSLVERAQEQFDEEEAKKLHKKIAKNEFGFDDFLKQINQIKKMGNMKDLMGMIPGVGKAIKDVDIQDDAFKHIEAIIHSMTPEERRRPSIINTQRKNRIAKGAGRKIEDVNALMKQFEQMGKMMKMMQGPQGKQMMEMMSKGMPKGAGMPGGNLFGR; this is encoded by the coding sequence ATGTTCAATAGCTTACAGGATAAATTAGATAAAGCGCTTCAGAATATTTCGGGGCGCGGGAAGATTTCAGAAATTAACGTTGCAGAAACGGTAAAAGAAATTCGCCGTGCGTTGGTTGATGCCGATGTTAATTACAAAGTAGCGAAAGACCTTACCAAGAGAGTTCAGGACAAAGCGCTTGGTCAAAATGTACTGACGAGTTTAACACCGGGACAGTTAATGACCAAAATCGTTCATGACGAATTGGTGACGTTAATGGGAAGCACCCACGAAGGAATCAATCTTTCTGGGAAACCAAGTGTGATCTTAATTGCTGGTTTGCAAGGTTCCGGTAAAACAACTTTCTCTGGAAAATTAGCCAATTATTTAAAGCAAAAAAGAAGCAAGAAACCCCTTTTGGTGGCGTGCGATGTTTATCGTCCAGCTGCAATTGAACAGTTAAAAGTACTAGGTGGACAAACAGGCATTCCTGTTTACACAGAAGAAGGCGCCTTAAATCCTTCCTCTATTGCAGAAAATGCAGTGAAGTTTGCGAAAGAAAATGGTCACGACGTGGTGATCGTGGATACTGCCGGACGTTTGGCAGTTGATGAAGCGATGATGAACGAGATTAAATCAATCCATTATTTCATCAAACCCGAAGAAACGCTGTTCGTTGTAGATTCCATGACCGGACAAGATGCCGTGAATACTGCAAAAGCCTTTAACGATGCCTTGAATTTCGACGGAGTTGTTCTGACCAAATTAGATGGTGATACAAGAGGTGGAGCTGCTCTAACAATTCGTTCTGTAGTAGAAAAACCGATTAAATTTATCTCCACTGGAGAAAAGATGGAAGCACTCGATGTTTTCTATCCGGAAAGAATGGCGGATCGGATCTTAGGAATGGGTGATGTTGTTTCCTTAGTTGAAAGAGCACAAGAACAGTTTGACGAAGAGGAAGCAAAAAAACTTCATAAAAAAATTGCCAAAAATGAGTTTGGTTTTGATGATTTCTTAAAACAAATCAATCAGATCAAAAAGATGGGTAATATGAAAGATTTGATGGGCATGATTCCAGGAGTTGGCAAAGCCATTAAAGATGTTGATATTCAGGATGACGCTTTTAAACATATTGAAGCGATCATTCATTCGATGACACCAGAAGAAAGAAGAAGACCTTCTATCATTAATACGCAGAGAAAAAACAGAATTGCAAAAGGAGCCGGCCGAAAAATTGAAGATGTAAACGCTTTAATGAAACAATTCGAGCAAATGGGCAAAATGATGAAGATGATGCAAGGACCACAAGGAAAACAGATGATGGAAATGATGAGCAAAGGAATGCCGAAAGGGGCAGGAATGCCAGGTGGCAATCTATTTGGAAGATAA
- a CDS encoding AtpZ/AtpI family protein gives MAEEDFNNDKEVPINTEKKASWGMRQYGVYSTVVFQILATMGLAFWGGKKINDYFEVKSNLLTLAIGLTGMALAFYNLLRQLKEIQKDEK, from the coding sequence ATGGCTGAAGAAGACTTTAATAATGATAAGGAAGTTCCCATCAATACAGAAAAAAAAGCCTCTTGGGGCATGCGTCAATACGGCGTTTATTCCACGGTAGTTTTTCAAATATTGGCAACCATGGGTTTAGCCTTTTGGGGAGGTAAAAAAATAAATGATTATTTTGAGGTTAAGTCCAATTTGCTCACCTTGGCCATAGGCCTCACAGGAATGGCTTTGGCATTTTACAATTTATTGAGACAACTAAAAGAAATTCAGAAAGATGAAAAATAA
- the atpB gene encoding F0F1 ATP synthase subunit A, producing the protein MLKRVLLLLSFLSTFTLSMAQDGAISTDSAVETPVLTTALSEGEQVKAENQEFIRHHLLDAHSFDVMVTKDGHHLGFPLPVIFYDQENGLHTMMSSAFEHGEKVVESKGGFYVLHHEKIYKTDAAGTITTDADHFTTNEKVIDFSITKNVFMILLTVLILFLIFGSMARNYKKSLVPSGVGKLFEPLIIFVRDEIAIPNVGNKYKKYIGYLLTIFFFILFLNIFGLMPFGVNVTGNIAITTSLALFTFILVQFTANKNYWKHIFWMPGLPWPMKIILMPIEVLGMFIKPFALLIRLFANMTAGHIVVMSLIAMIYYFKNVMAGIAFPALTLVLYLLEILVAFLQAYIFTMLSAVYFGMANEEHHEEAH; encoded by the coding sequence ATGCTTAAGAGAGTTCTACTTCTACTCAGTTTTCTATCTACGTTTACCCTTTCAATGGCTCAGGATGGAGCGATTTCCACCGATTCAGCAGTGGAGACACCTGTTTTAACCACAGCTTTAAGCGAAGGAGAACAAGTGAAAGCTGAAAATCAGGAGTTCATTAGACATCACCTTTTAGATGCCCATAGTTTTGATGTTATGGTTACAAAAGATGGTCATCATTTGGGATTCCCTTTGCCTGTTATCTTTTATGATCAGGAAAATGGCCTACATACCATGATGAGTTCTGCATTTGAACACGGTGAAAAGGTTGTAGAAAGCAAAGGTGGTTTTTATGTGCTACACCACGAAAAAATTTACAAAACAGACGCAGCAGGAACTATTACAACTGATGCTGATCATTTTACTACCAACGAAAAAGTAATCGATTTTTCTATTACCAAAAACGTGTTTATGATCTTGCTGACCGTTTTGATTCTCTTCCTGATCTTCGGAAGTATGGCTAGAAATTATAAAAAATCCTTAGTTCCCTCTGGAGTAGGAAAGTTATTTGAACCTTTAATTATCTTCGTAAGAGATGAAATTGCTATTCCAAATGTTGGGAATAAATATAAAAAATACATAGGTTATCTTTTAACGATCTTCTTCTTTATTTTATTCTTAAATATCTTTGGTTTAATGCCTTTTGGAGTGAATGTTACAGGAAATATCGCAATTACGACCTCTTTGGCTTTGTTTACTTTTATTCTTGTACAATTTACCGCAAACAAAAACTATTGGAAACATATTTTCTGGATGCCGGGATTACCTTGGCCAATGAAAATTATTTTGATGCCGATTGAAGTTCTTGGAATGTTCATCAAACCATTTGCACTTTTAATACGTCTTTTTGCAAATATGACTGCTGGACACATTGTAGTGATGTCGTTAATAGCAATGATTTATTACTTTAAAAATGTTATGGCAGGTATCGCTTTCCCTGCATTGACTTTGGTATTATACCTTCTTGAGATTCTAGTAGCTTTCCTTCAGGCATATATATTTACGATGCTTTCTGCAGTGTATTTCGGTATGGCAAATGAGGAGCATCACGAAGAAGCTCATTAA